In one window of Protaetiibacter larvae DNA:
- a CDS encoding aminotransferase class I/II-fold pyridoxal phosphate-dependent enzyme, producing the protein MPHTLETLRADYEELKARGLSLDLTRGKPSAAQLDLSNGLLDLDLSGDHRDGAGTDLRNYGGADGVAEVRAIFSELLGIPVPQLLAGGNASLTFMHDIIVHALLHGVAQGEPWYGQDVAFLCPTPGYDRHFAITEALGIRMIAVPYLADGSLDVPAIAQHLADPSVRGMWLVPQYANPTGSSVDEATARALAALPAAASDFRVFWDNAYAVHHLTAAEPAPLDILRFAAEAGNPDRFFVFASTSKITQAGAGVSFFGSSPANIAWYKMHASVQTIGPDKLSQWRHARFFGDADGVRAHMRRHRALIAPKFAIVERILTERLTGHGSWTTPTGGYFVTLSAPDGTATRAVQLAKEAGIAVTPAGAAFPYGVDPRDSVIRIAPTMPPEADLETAIEALALCVLLAEAELAG; encoded by the coding sequence ATGCCCCACACGCTCGAGACCCTGCGCGCCGACTACGAGGAACTGAAGGCACGCGGCCTCTCGCTCGACCTCACGCGAGGCAAGCCCTCCGCCGCCCAGCTCGACCTCTCGAACGGCCTGCTCGACCTCGATCTGAGCGGCGACCACCGCGACGGCGCCGGAACCGACCTGCGCAACTACGGCGGCGCCGACGGCGTGGCCGAGGTGCGCGCCATCTTCTCCGAGCTGCTCGGCATCCCGGTGCCCCAGCTGCTCGCGGGCGGCAACGCGAGCCTCACCTTCATGCACGACATCATCGTGCACGCCCTGCTGCACGGGGTTGCGCAGGGCGAGCCCTGGTACGGCCAGGATGTCGCCTTCCTGTGCCCGACGCCCGGATACGACCGGCACTTCGCGATCACCGAGGCGCTCGGCATCCGGATGATCGCGGTGCCGTATCTCGCGGACGGCTCGCTCGATGTGCCCGCCATCGCGCAGCACCTCGCCGACCCGAGCGTGCGCGGCATGTGGCTCGTGCCGCAGTACGCCAACCCGACCGGGTCGTCGGTCGACGAGGCGACCGCGCGCGCTCTCGCCGCGCTGCCCGCCGCCGCGAGCGACTTCCGAGTGTTCTGGGACAACGCCTACGCGGTGCACCACCTCACCGCGGCGGAGCCCGCGCCGCTCGACATCCTCAGATTCGCGGCCGAGGCCGGCAACCCCGACCGTTTCTTCGTGTTCGCGTCGACCTCGAAGATCACCCAGGCGGGTGCCGGGGTGTCGTTCTTCGGCTCGAGCCCGGCCAACATCGCCTGGTACAAGATGCACGCCTCCGTGCAGACCATCGGACCCGACAAGCTGAGCCAGTGGCGGCACGCGCGCTTCTTCGGCGACGCCGACGGCGTGCGGGCCCACATGCGCCGGCATCGCGCACTCATCGCGCCCAAGTTCGCGATCGTGGAGCGCATCCTCACCGAGCGTCTCACCGGCCACGGCAGTTGGACCACGCCGACCGGCGGCTACTTCGTGACCCTCTCGGCCCCGGACGGCACCGCGACGCGGGCCGTGCAGCTGGCCAAGGAGGCCGGGATCGCGGTCACCCCCGCGGGTGCCGCCTTCCCCTACGGCGTCGACCCGCGCGACAGCGTGATCCGGATCGCGCCCACGATGCCCCCCGAGGCCGACCTCGAGACGGCGATCGAGGCGCTCGCGCTGTGCGTGCTGCTCGCGGAGGCCGAGCTCGCGGGCTGA
- a CDS encoding DEAD/DEAH box helicase has product MSEQSGERVFRATSAADHLPPSFPERAAWGTAGKLRAWQEEALSAYFDPTVNPASRRDFLVSATPGAGKTTFALRLASELLQRRLIDRITVVAPTEHLKVQWADAAHRAGIRLDPRFSNRHGRESRQFHGVVVTYAAVAVRASLHRELTTSARTLVILDEVHHAGDTLSWGDAVHEAFAGAERRLSLTGTPFRSDTSPIPFVRYARDARGVRLSQTDYAYGYGRALRDGVVRPVVFLSYAGSMRWRTRAGEEVEAALGQDDTKDVTAQAWRTALDPGGDWMPAVLSAADRRLREVRQHIPDAGGLVIATDQASARAYAQILTDLTGTPPTLVLSDDAGSGERITRFAEGTQRWMVAVRMVSEGVDVPRLCVGVYATSASTPLYFAQAIGRFVRARRRGELATVFLPSVPVLLRLGAELERERDHALDRETADDALLDDGLVDEANRAEDSPSELADEFEWEALASFATFEKAMFDGEEYGALATPGSPEEWDFIGIPGILEPEQVSELLKHRQQRQARRGEDRRERGEAETQPQPLHRTLSEQRRLLNSLVSIHARGTGQTHAQVHAEVRRLCGGPDVARCTVTQLQARIDLLRRRLGSA; this is encoded by the coding sequence GTGAGCGAGCAGTCGGGGGAGCGCGTGTTCCGGGCGACGTCCGCCGCCGACCATCTGCCGCCGAGCTTCCCGGAGCGCGCCGCCTGGGGCACCGCGGGCAAGCTGCGCGCCTGGCAGGAGGAGGCGCTCAGCGCCTACTTCGACCCGACCGTGAACCCCGCGAGCCGACGCGACTTCCTCGTGTCGGCCACGCCCGGCGCCGGCAAGACGACCTTCGCGCTGCGCCTGGCATCCGAGCTGCTGCAGCGCCGCCTCATCGACCGGATCACGGTGGTCGCCCCCACCGAGCACCTCAAGGTGCAGTGGGCGGACGCCGCCCACCGGGCCGGCATCCGCCTCGATCCGCGGTTCAGCAACCGGCACGGGCGCGAGTCGCGGCAGTTCCACGGGGTGGTCGTCACCTACGCGGCCGTCGCGGTGCGCGCCAGCCTGCACCGGGAACTCACGACCTCGGCGCGCACCCTCGTGATCCTCGACGAGGTGCACCATGCGGGCGACACGCTGAGCTGGGGCGACGCCGTGCACGAGGCCTTCGCGGGGGCGGAGCGCCGCCTCTCGCTCACCGGTACGCCGTTCCGCAGCGACACCTCGCCGATCCCGTTCGTGCGCTACGCACGTGACGCGCGCGGGGTGCGGCTCTCGCAGACCGACTACGCCTACGGCTACGGGCGCGCGCTGCGCGACGGCGTCGTGCGGCCCGTGGTGTTCCTCAGCTACGCGGGCTCGATGCGCTGGCGCACTCGTGCGGGCGAGGAGGTGGAGGCCGCGCTCGGCCAGGACGACACGAAAGACGTGACCGCGCAGGCCTGGCGCACCGCGCTCGATCCGGGCGGCGACTGGATGCCGGCGGTGCTCTCGGCGGCCGACCGCCGACTGCGCGAGGTGCGGCAGCACATCCCGGACGCGGGCGGCCTCGTGATCGCCACCGACCAGGCCTCCGCGCGGGCGTACGCGCAGATCCTCACCGACCTCACCGGCACCCCGCCCACCCTCGTGCTCTCGGACGATGCGGGTTCGGGGGAGCGGATCACCCGTTTCGCGGAAGGCACCCAGCGCTGGATGGTGGCCGTGCGCATGGTGTCGGAGGGCGTCGACGTGCCGCGTCTGTGCGTCGGGGTGTACGCCACGAGCGCCTCCACGCCGCTCTACTTCGCGCAGGCGATCGGGCGTTTCGTGCGGGCCCGGCGCCGCGGCGAGCTCGCGACCGTGTTCCTGCCGAGCGTGCCCGTTCTGCTGCGGCTGGGAGCCGAGCTGGAGCGCGAACGCGACCACGCCCTCGATCGTGAGACCGCCGACGACGCGCTGCTCGACGACGGTCTCGTCGACGAGGCGAACCGTGCGGAGGACTCCCCGTCGGAGCTCGCCGACGAGTTCGAGTGGGAAGCGCTGGCCTCCTTCGCGACCTTCGAGAAGGCGATGTTCGACGGCGAGGAGTACGGCGCCCTCGCCACCCCCGGAAGCCCCGAGGAGTGGGACTTCATCGGCATTCCCGGCATCCTCGAGCCGGAGCAGGTCTCCGAACTGCTCAAGCACCGCCAGCAGCGCCAGGCCCGACGGGGCGAGGATCGCCGCGAGCGAGGCGAGGCGGAGACCCAGCCGCAGCCGCTGCATCGCACCCTGAGCGAACAGCGGCGTCTGCTCAACAGCCTCGTGAGCATCCACGCCCGGGGCACCGGGCAGACGCACGCGCAAGTGCACGCGGAAGTGCGGCGGCTCTGCGGCGGACCCGACGTGGCCCGCTGCACGGTCACCCAGCTGCAGGCGCGCATCGACCTGCTGCGCCGCCGCCTCGGCTCCGCCTGA
- the dinB gene encoding DNA polymerase IV, whose product MSKQDGSGRQISAEAVDDPAAHIMHVDMDAFYASVELLDHPELVGKPVIVGHASQRSVVTAATYEARRYGVNSAMPMAVALRRCPQAVVLEPHFERYAHYSRRVMELLGTVTPHVEQLSVDEAFLDVAGARRLLGSSWQIGTLLRERVYSETGLRCSAGAAATKFVAKLASSRAKPDGLLVVPDAGTLDFLHPLPVAALWGVGGKSEEVLVRLGLRTVGDVAHAPIDMLRRALGDAGAQRLHALAWARDPRPVSPGRDEKSIGHETTFETDRTDRAELHRVLLELSDAVGQRLRRAGVSGRTIALKLRFADFTTISRSRTLADPTDLGRRIYEEARSLYDQANGSARPVRLIGVRAEQLTGEVASLGLWDDDEDWREAEQAVDAVAERFGPGTVRPAALLRPAARRRHGHGDD is encoded by the coding sequence GTGAGCAAGCAGGACGGCTCGGGCCGGCAGATCAGCGCCGAGGCCGTCGACGACCCCGCGGCGCACATCATGCACGTCGACATGGACGCGTTCTACGCCTCCGTGGAGCTGCTCGACCATCCCGAGCTCGTCGGCAAGCCGGTGATCGTCGGACACGCCTCGCAGCGGTCCGTCGTCACCGCCGCCACCTACGAGGCCCGCCGCTACGGCGTCAACTCGGCCATGCCGATGGCGGTCGCCCTACGGCGGTGTCCGCAGGCGGTCGTGCTCGAGCCGCACTTCGAGCGCTACGCCCACTATTCGAGGCGTGTCATGGAGCTGCTCGGCACCGTCACCCCGCACGTCGAGCAGCTGAGCGTCGACGAGGCCTTCCTCGACGTCGCGGGGGCGAGGCGCCTGCTCGGCAGCTCCTGGCAGATCGGCACGCTCCTGCGCGAGCGGGTGTACTCCGAGACGGGGCTGCGGTGCTCGGCGGGCGCCGCAGCCACCAAGTTCGTCGCGAAGCTCGCCTCCAGTCGGGCCAAACCCGACGGCTTGCTCGTCGTGCCGGATGCGGGCACGCTCGACTTCCTGCATCCGCTGCCGGTGGCGGCGCTGTGGGGCGTGGGCGGAAAGAGCGAAGAGGTGCTCGTGCGCCTCGGACTGCGCACCGTGGGGGATGTCGCGCACGCACCGATCGACATGCTGCGCCGTGCGCTCGGGGATGCGGGTGCCCAGCGGCTGCACGCGCTCGCCTGGGCGCGCGACCCGCGCCCCGTGTCGCCGGGGCGCGACGAGAAGTCCATCGGGCACGAGACCACCTTCGAGACCGACCGCACCGACCGGGCAGAACTGCACCGGGTGCTGCTGGAGCTCTCGGATGCCGTCGGCCAGCGCCTGCGGCGCGCGGGGGTGTCGGGGCGCACGATCGCCCTCAAGCTGCGTTTCGCCGACTTCACGACCATCAGCCGCTCCCGCACCCTCGCGGACCCCACCGACCTGGGTCGGCGCATCTATGAGGAGGCGCGCAGCCTCTACGACCAGGCCAACGGCTCCGCGCGGCCGGTGCGCCTCATCGGGGTGCGCGCCGAGCAGCTCACGGGCGAGGTGGCGAGCCTCGGGCTGTGGGACGACGACGAGGACTGGCGCGAGGCCGAGCAGGCCGTCGACGCGGTCGCCGAGCGCTTCGGCCCCGGTACCGTGCGGCCCGCGGCCCTGCTGCGGCCGGCAGCCCGCCGCCGTCACGGCCACGGCGACGACTGA
- a CDS encoding GlsB/YeaQ/YmgE family stress response membrane protein gives MGFLGWIVLGLIAGAIAKLILPGRQGGGWIATLLLGIVGAVLGGWLGSLLFNAPLNDFWNLWTWLLAIGGAIIVLLIWGLVTRNRTAS, from the coding sequence ATGGGATTCCTCGGCTGGATCGTGCTCGGGCTCATCGCCGGAGCGATCGCGAAGCTCATCCTGCCCGGACGTCAGGGCGGCGGGTGGATCGCCACCCTCTTGCTCGGCATCGTCGGCGCCGTGCTCGGCGGCTGGCTCGGCTCGCTGCTGTTCAACGCACCGCTCAACGATTTCTGGAACCTCTGGACCTGGCTGCTCGCCATCGGGGGCGCGATCATCGTGCTGCTCATCTGGGGTCTCGTGACGAGGAACCGCACAGCCTCCTGA
- a CDS encoding SGNH/GDSL hydrolase family protein has protein sequence MTALHPWSRYVAIGDSFTEGIGDPEPRSAGGHRGWADRVAEVLTRRTDDFAYANLAIRGRLLQQILDEQVEPALALRPDLITISAGGNDIIRPGTDPDDVAERLEGGIARLRRDDATVVLFNGPDIGGTPVLGRIRGKVAIYNENLRAIAQRHDAIIADMWAMRELADSRMWAPDRLHFSPIGHHTIARMVLDALGVEHDLAPFEPEPLPAVSWRQARIDDIVWAREYFGPWILRRLRHQSSGDGILPKRPVPTPLAVGGAEDVE, from the coding sequence ATGACGGCGCTTCATCCGTGGTCCCGCTATGTGGCGATCGGCGACTCGTTCACGGAGGGCATCGGCGACCCCGAGCCCCGCAGTGCGGGCGGGCATCGCGGCTGGGCGGATCGGGTGGCGGAGGTGCTCACGCGGCGCACCGACGACTTCGCCTACGCGAACCTGGCCATCCGCGGACGACTCCTTCAGCAGATCCTCGACGAGCAGGTGGAGCCGGCGCTCGCCCTGCGCCCCGACCTCATCACGATCTCCGCGGGCGGCAACGACATCATCCGTCCCGGCACCGACCCGGATGATGTGGCCGAGCGGCTGGAGGGCGGCATCGCACGCCTGCGCCGGGACGACGCCACCGTCGTGCTCTTCAACGGCCCCGACATCGGCGGCACCCCGGTGCTGGGTCGCATCCGCGGCAAGGTCGCGATCTACAACGAGAATCTGCGCGCGATCGCGCAGCGGCACGACGCGATCATCGCCGACATGTGGGCGATGCGCGAGCTCGCGGACTCGCGGATGTGGGCGCCGGATCGGCTGCACTTCTCCCCCATCGGCCACCACACGATCGCGCGCATGGTGCTGGATGCGCTCGGTGTGGAGCACGATCTGGCGCCGTTCGAGCCGGAGCCGCTGCCGGCGGTGTCGTGGCGGCAGGCCCGCATCGACGACATCGTGTGGGCGCGCGAGTACTTCGGGCCGTGGATTCTGCGGAGGTTGCGCCACCAGTCCTCGGGCGACGGCATCCTTCCGAAGCGTCCGGTGCCGACGCCGCTCGCGGTGGGCGGCGCCGAGGACGTCGAGTAG
- a CDS encoding D-alanyl-D-alanine carboxypeptidase family protein has translation MPLTRRQIYRRRRTVVFGGLFAVLAGIAYLPLTLLAPVVEHDAVDHTPTIAPAAAAAPYWPGYGASAIAATGFPGLLGQAGSTEALPMASITKIVTALTVLEAHPLAVGDEGPEVTMGAADVALYRHFISINGSVAPISSGLRFTQHELLEIALIDSANNYAASLANWAFGSPDAFLAAARGWLDAHGLTGVTVVEPSGIDPANRATAADLITLGQLALANPVVAQIVGTSRMEMHDLGTLSNTNKLIGDSGVDGIKTGTLNSFGANLLFSADLAVGEQTVQLVGVVLGATDHPSLNADVRQMIAQAQAGFHEVPLVAKGEVLGDYTTPWGDSASAIAADTASVVVWGDTPVTAAVTTEPLRLADKGATVGSVVYTAGAQTVTVPLVLSRTIDDPGPGWRLGHPAIIFGMQ, from the coding sequence GTGCCCCTCACCCGACGCCAGATCTACCGCCGACGCCGGACCGTCGTCTTCGGGGGGCTCTTCGCGGTGCTCGCGGGCATCGCCTACCTGCCGCTCACCCTGCTCGCCCCCGTGGTCGAGCACGACGCCGTCGACCACACCCCGACCATCGCCCCGGCTGCCGCCGCCGCTCCCTACTGGCCCGGATACGGCGCCTCGGCGATCGCCGCCACCGGCTTCCCCGGGCTGCTCGGTCAAGCCGGCTCCACCGAGGCGCTGCCCATGGCGTCCATCACCAAGATCGTGACCGCGCTCACCGTGCTCGAGGCGCACCCGCTCGCCGTCGGCGACGAAGGCCCCGAGGTCACGATGGGCGCCGCCGACGTGGCCCTCTACCGGCACTTCATCTCGATCAACGGTTCAGTCGCCCCCATCAGCTCGGGGCTGCGGTTCACCCAGCACGAGCTGCTCGAGATCGCCCTCATCGACTCCGCCAACAACTACGCCGCGAGCCTCGCCAACTGGGCGTTCGGCTCCCCGGACGCCTTCCTCGCCGCCGCGCGCGGCTGGCTCGACGCCCACGGCCTCACCGGGGTGACCGTGGTCGAGCCCTCCGGCATCGACCCCGCGAACCGGGCGACGGCCGCCGACCTCATCACCCTGGGGCAGCTCGCCCTCGCCAACCCGGTCGTGGCGCAGATCGTGGGCACCTCCCGCATGGAGATGCACGACCTCGGCACCCTCAGCAACACGAACAAGCTCATCGGCGACAGCGGGGTCGACGGCATCAAGACCGGCACCCTCAACAGCTTCGGCGCCAACCTGCTGTTCTCCGCCGACCTCGCCGTGGGGGAGCAGACCGTGCAGCTGGTGGGCGTCGTGCTCGGCGCCACGGACCACCCCAGCCTCAACGCCGACGTGCGGCAGATGATCGCGCAGGCGCAGGCCGGGTTCCATGAGGTGCCGCTCGTGGCGAAGGGGGAGGTGCTGGGCGACTACACGACCCCGTGGGGCGACAGCGCCTCGGCGATCGCCGCCGACACGGCCTCCGTGGTCGTGTGGGGCGACACCCCCGTCACGGCGGCCGTCACCACCGAGCCTCTCCGCCTCGCCGACAAGGGTGCGACGGTCGGCTCGGTCGTCTACACGGCGGGTGCGCAGACGGTGACGGTGCCGCTCGTGCTCTCACGCACGATCGACGACCCCGGCCCGGGCTGGCGGCTCGGGCATCCCGCCATCATCTTCGGGATGCAGTAG
- a CDS encoding APC family permease encodes MTASSPAPASTDGKGLARGQLGLIGSTVMGLASTAPVYSLVATLGFVITAVGVQAPIAFIVAFVPMLFIAFAYRELNRAVPDCGTTFTWATKAFGPWVGWLGGWGVAVAGIIVLANLAQIAGIYFWLLIGQQELSENTVVVTITGVVFIAAMVYVSYRGLEIGERLQNVLLGVQYLALVLFVVFAFGSVILGDAPDATAVSIEWFNPFGFTSFDGFTEAVLLALFIYWGWDTCLALNEETKDPKRIPGQAALLSILVLMFTYVAVAVAAIAYAGPDALADQDDVFLVVKDALFGPWAWLLVLAVLISAVSSTQTTVLPTARGTLAMAIYKALPARFGMVHPRYRTPGFSTLIMGVVAIVYYVGMTFISENLLADSIYSLGLAIAFYYAVTGYACVWYFRRELFSSASNVFYKFLFPLLGAVLLTFAFVKSAIDMFDPEYGYTVLLGVGGVFVLGVGSLLLGVVLAAVWAAFPGSRPFFRGESLNAATPVLVPEDPEDVARSIDGGRA; translated from the coding sequence ATGACAGCGTCGTCACCCGCCCCCGCATCCACCGACGGCAAGGGGCTGGCGCGCGGCCAGCTCGGGCTCATCGGCTCCACCGTCATGGGGCTGGCCTCCACCGCCCCCGTCTACTCGCTCGTCGCGACTCTCGGCTTCGTGATCACCGCGGTGGGGGTGCAGGCGCCCATCGCCTTCATCGTGGCGTTCGTGCCCATGCTGTTCATCGCCTTCGCCTACCGCGAGCTCAACCGCGCGGTGCCCGACTGCGGCACCACCTTCACCTGGGCCACCAAGGCCTTCGGCCCGTGGGTGGGATGGCTCGGCGGCTGGGGCGTCGCGGTGGCCGGGATCATCGTGCTCGCCAACCTCGCCCAGATCGCCGGCATCTACTTCTGGCTGCTCATCGGGCAGCAGGAGCTCTCCGAGAACACCGTGGTCGTCACGATCACCGGTGTCGTCTTCATCGCGGCGATGGTCTACGTCAGCTACCGCGGCCTCGAGATCGGCGAGCGCCTGCAGAACGTGCTGCTCGGCGTCCAGTACCTCGCGCTCGTGCTGTTCGTGGTGTTCGCCTTCGGCAGCGTCATCCTGGGCGATGCCCCGGACGCCACCGCGGTGAGCATCGAATGGTTCAACCCCTTCGGCTTCACCTCGTTCGACGGCTTCACCGAGGCGGTGCTGCTCGCGTTGTTCATCTACTGGGGCTGGGACACCTGCCTCGCCCTCAACGAGGAGACCAAGGACCCCAAGCGTATCCCGGGCCAGGCGGCGCTGCTGTCGATCCTCGTGCTCATGTTCACCTATGTGGCCGTCGCGGTGGCCGCGATCGCGTACGCGGGACCGGACGCCCTCGCCGACCAGGATGACGTGTTCCTCGTCGTGAAGGACGCCCTCTTCGGCCCCTGGGCGTGGCTGCTCGTGCTCGCCGTGCTCATCTCGGCGGTCTCGTCCACCCAGACCACGGTGCTGCCGACCGCGCGCGGCACCCTCGCCATGGCGATCTACAAGGCGCTTCCGGCCCGCTTCGGGATGGTGCACCCCCGGTACCGCACCCCGGGGTTCTCGACGCTCATCATGGGCGTCGTCGCGATCGTCTACTACGTGGGCATGACCTTCATCAGCGAGAACCTGCTCGCCGACTCCATCTACTCGCTCGGACTCGCCATCGCGTTCTACTACGCCGTCACCGGCTACGCGTGCGTCTGGTACTTCCGTCGCGAACTGTTCAGCTCCGCCTCCAACGTGTTCTACAAGTTCCTCTTCCCCCTGCTGGGAGCGGTGCTGCTGACGTTCGCCTTCGTGAAGTCGGCGATCGACATGTTCGACCCCGAGTACGGCTACACCGTGCTGCTCGGCGTGGGCGGAGTGTTCGTGCTCGGGGTCGGCTCGCTGCTGCTGGGCGTGGTGCTCGCGGCCGTGTGGGCGGCATTCCCCGGATCCCGGCCGTTCTTCCGCGGGGAGAGCCTCAACGCGGCCACCCCGGTCCTCGTTCCGGAGGACCCGGAGGATGTCGCCCGCTCCATCGACGGCGGGCGCGCCTGA
- a CDS encoding TrmH family RNA methyltransferase, whose protein sequence is MQLVPVDDPADPRLTDYLRLTDVVLRRLSEPEGGLYIAESTKVIQRALEAGHRPRSVLLQEKWIPDLAPLLADVDVPVYVAPPELLERITGFVLHRGALASMHRPELPPVAEVLRGARRVVVLEDIVDHTNVGAIFRAVAGLGADAVLVTPRCADPLYRRSVRVSMAAVLQVPWTRLPEWPEAAEQLHAAGFEIAALALDDAAVTLDDYAADPPERVALVFGTEGDGLSRAALASADRVVTIPMLHGVDSLNVAAASAVALWALRI, encoded by the coding sequence ATGCAGCTGGTTCCGGTCGACGATCCCGCCGATCCCCGGCTCACCGACTACCTCCGGCTCACCGATGTGGTGCTCCGCCGGCTCTCGGAGCCTGAGGGCGGGCTCTACATCGCCGAGTCGACGAAGGTGATCCAGCGTGCGCTCGAGGCGGGGCATCGACCGCGGTCGGTGCTGCTGCAGGAGAAGTGGATCCCGGACCTCGCGCCCCTGCTCGCCGACGTCGACGTGCCCGTCTACGTGGCGCCCCCCGAGCTGCTGGAGCGCATCACCGGCTTCGTGCTGCACCGTGGCGCGCTCGCCTCCATGCACCGTCCGGAGCTGCCGCCCGTGGCCGAGGTGCTGCGCGGCGCCCGGCGCGTCGTGGTGCTCGAGGACATCGTGGACCACACCAACGTCGGGGCCATCTTCCGGGCCGTCGCGGGACTCGGAGCGGATGCCGTGCTCGTCACCCCGCGCTGCGCCGATCCGCTCTACCGCCGCTCGGTGCGGGTGAGCATGGCCGCCGTGCTTCAGGTGCCGTGGACGCGCCTGCCGGAATGGCCGGAGGCGGCCGAGCAGCTGCATGCCGCAGGCTTCGAGATCGCCGCCCTCGCCCTCGACGACGCCGCCGTGACCCTCGACGACTACGCCGCCGATCCGCCCGAGCGCGTCGCGCTCGTCTTCGGCACCGAGGGCGACGGCCTGAGCCGCGCCGCCCTCGCGAGCGCGGACCGCGTCGTCACCATCCCGATGCTGCACGGCGTCGACTCCCTCAACGTGGCCGCCGCCTCCGCGGTCGCCCTCTGGGCGCTGCGCATCTAG
- a CDS encoding NAD-dependent protein deacetylase produces the protein MSITLPAAGAASIALEPALDAAELLLRGRRIAVLTGAGVSTDSGIPDYRGEGTPVRRTPMNFSAFLADERSRKRYWAGSHLGWKHFSSAGPNEGHLAIAALESTGAATGVITQNVDGLHARAGSRRVVELHGAMRRVSCLTCGQTFARADIAERMTRENPWLDEPDAGQLGPDGDVQIERVDAMVVPDCTVCGGLLKPDVVFFGEFVPTTVFQAARAILRGSDALLVAGSSLVVNSGIRLLDQANKRHLPVVIINRGETRGDKRASLKIEAGTSEVLAGLAERLG, from the coding sequence ATGTCGATCACGCTCCCCGCAGCCGGCGCTGCGAGCATCGCGCTCGAGCCCGCCCTCGATGCCGCCGAGCTGCTGCTGCGCGGCCGTCGGATCGCGGTGCTCACCGGCGCCGGAGTGTCCACCGACTCGGGCATCCCCGACTACCGCGGCGAGGGCACCCCGGTGCGCCGCACACCGATGAACTTCTCGGCCTTCCTCGCCGACGAACGCTCACGCAAGCGGTATTGGGCGGGCAGCCACCTCGGCTGGAAGCACTTCTCGAGCGCCGGACCGAATGAGGGCCACCTCGCGATCGCGGCACTCGAGTCGACCGGCGCCGCGACCGGCGTCATCACCCAGAACGTCGACGGGCTGCATGCCCGCGCCGGATCCCGCCGCGTCGTCGAGCTGCACGGTGCCATGCGCCGGGTCAGCTGCCTCACCTGCGGTCAGACCTTCGCCCGCGCGGACATCGCCGAGCGGATGACGCGCGAGAACCCCTGGCTGGACGAGCCGGATGCGGGGCAGCTCGGTCCGGATGGCGACGTGCAGATCGAACGCGTCGACGCGATGGTCGTCCCCGACTGCACGGTGTGCGGCGGCCTGCTCAAGCCGGATGTGGTGTTCTTCGGCGAGTTCGTGCCCACCACGGTCTTCCAGGCGGCGCGCGCCATCCTCCGCGGATCCGATGCCCTCCTCGTGGCCGGTTCTTCGCTCGTGGTGAACTCGGGCATCCGGCTGCTCGACCAGGCGAACAAGCGCCACCTGCCCGTCGTCATCATCAACCGGGGCGAGACCCGTGGGGACAAGCGGGCGAGCCTCAAGATCGAGGCCGGAACCTCGGAGGTGCTCGCGGGGCTCGCCGAACGGCTCGGCTAG
- a CDS encoding histidine phosphatase family protein, producing the protein MTELYLVRHGETDWNRARRIQGRTDIPLNDTGREQARQAAALLARRRWDGVYSSPLSRAAETARIIADELGIDQVTEVDALVERDYGLAEGLDFDEIAARWSGDTPVPGQETRDAVAERIVPALIDIAHRHPGERLLVVSHGGSIRSALHVAEPGVQHPRISNASVHSFRVEDGALRLIAFDDPLEEESQQLPDCEDLEEQNAVEARAL; encoded by the coding sequence ATGACCGAGCTGTATCTCGTGCGCCACGGCGAGACCGACTGGAACCGCGCGCGGCGCATCCAGGGACGCACCGACATCCCCCTCAACGACACGGGACGTGAGCAGGCCCGCCAGGCGGCCGCACTGCTGGCGCGACGCCGCTGGGATGGGGTCTACTCGAGCCCGCTCAGCCGTGCGGCCGAGACGGCGCGCATCATCGCCGACGAGCTCGGCATCGACCAGGTGACCGAGGTGGATGCGCTCGTGGAGCGCGACTACGGCCTCGCCGAGGGTCTCGACTTCGACGAGATCGCCGCCCGCTGGAGCGGCGACACCCCGGTACCCGGTCAGGAGACCCGGGACGCTGTCGCGGAACGCATCGTGCCCGCCCTCATCGACATCGCGCATCGGCACCCCGGCGAGCGGCTGCTCGTGGTGAGCCACGGCGGATCGATCCGATCCGCCCTGCACGTGGCCGAGCCGGGTGTGCAGCACCCGCGTATCAGCAACGCCTCCGTGCACAGCTTCCGCGTGGAGGACGGCGCGCTGCGGCTCATCGCCTTCGACGACCCGCTCGAGGAGGAGTCGCAGCAGCTGCCCGACTGCGAGGACCTCGAGGAGCAGAACGCCGTGGAGGCGCGGGCGCTCTAA